In Mus musculus strain C57BL/6J chromosome 1, GRCm38.p6 C57BL/6J, a single genomic region encodes these proteins:
- the Cd84 gene encoding SLAM family member 5 isoform 2 precursor (isoform 2 precursor is encoded by transcript variant 2) encodes MAQRHLWIWFLCLQTWSEAAGKDADPVVMNGILGESVTFLLNIQEPKKIDNIAWTSQSSVAFIKPGVNKAEVTITQGTYKGRIEIIDQKYDLVIRDLRMEDAGTYKADINEENEETITKIYYLHIYRKLWQHGALDLLLI; translated from the exons ATGGCCCAGCGCCATCTGTGGATCTGGTTCCTTTGCCTACAAACCT GGTCTGAAGCAGCAGGAAAAGATGCAGACCCGGTGGTAATGAATGGGATTCTTGGGGAGTCAGTTACTTTCCTCTTAAATATTCAAGAACCAAAGAAAATTGACAACATTGCCTGGACTTCTCAATCATCTGTTGCTTTTATAAAACCAGGAGTCAATAAAGCTGAAGTTACCATAACCCAGGGCACTTATAAAGGACGAATAGAAATCATAGATCAGAAGTATGACCTGGTCATTAGAGACCTGAGGATGGAAGATGCAGGAACTTACAAAGCAGACATCAATGAAGAGAATGAGGAAACCATCACCAAGATCTACTACCTTCATATCTACCGTAAGTTATGGCAGCACGGGGCCTTGGATTTACTTTTGATTTGA